A stretch of the Methylacidiphilum caldifontis genome encodes the following:
- the atpD gene encoding F0F1 ATP synthase subunit beta: MNSEPMVSHQQSENSQPKKELSPKGVALSEKIIGRIVEVHGPVVDIECLVLPPIHRCLKTYLDHESYVFEVHQHIDEHHLRAIALHSTAGLYRGMDVYDTGCAVSIPVSKKYLGRLVNIFGQPLDGLEPVEPEAYRNIFSDPPPLDITLGPKSILEIGIKVIDLLCPFVKGGKTGLFGGAGVGKTVLMMEFMKAVSLIHHGVSVFAGVGERIREGHELWKEMQKAGVMPQTLMAFGQMDESPGVRFRIGLTALSYAEYFRDSLQTEILFLMDNLFRFVQAGSEVSGLLGRMPAMVGYQPTLLTEVAELQDRIVSTKSGNITAVQAVYVPADDMTDPAVMAILSHLDTVVILSRSQAAKGFYPAIDPLVSTSRIMDKEFLGQRHYAIASEVRKYLSRYKELEDIINLLGMEELSKEDKQIVLRARKIQRYLTQPFFTTASHTGIAGVSVPLADTLDDCEALLNGDYDHLSEDQCYMKGSLKKEFGKK, encoded by the coding sequence ATGAATTCAGAACCTATGGTTTCTCATCAACAATCGGAAAATTCTCAACCTAAAAAGGAATTGAGCCCTAAAGGAGTGGCTTTATCTGAAAAAATTATAGGTCGGATCGTTGAGGTCCACGGTCCAGTCGTTGATATTGAATGCCTTGTTTTGCCTCCCATACATCGTTGTTTAAAGACCTACTTGGATCACGAGAGTTATGTTTTTGAAGTCCACCAGCACATTGATGAACATCATCTGAGGGCAATTGCTCTTCATTCAACGGCTGGGTTATACAGGGGGATGGATGTATATGATACGGGCTGTGCGGTTTCAATTCCTGTATCCAAAAAATATCTTGGGAGGCTTGTCAACATCTTTGGTCAACCCCTGGACGGCTTAGAACCTGTTGAACCCGAAGCATACAGGAATATTTTTTCAGATCCCCCTCCTTTGGATATTACTCTGGGGCCAAAGTCGATCCTTGAAATTGGCATAAAAGTGATCGATCTGCTTTGTCCTTTTGTCAAAGGGGGTAAGACAGGTCTTTTTGGTGGGGCGGGGGTAGGCAAGACGGTTCTGATGATGGAATTTATGAAGGCGGTGAGTTTAATTCATCATGGTGTTTCGGTTTTTGCCGGGGTGGGAGAACGGATTAGGGAGGGTCATGAGCTGTGGAAGGAGATGCAAAAAGCGGGGGTTATGCCTCAAACTCTCATGGCTTTCGGTCAGATGGACGAATCTCCAGGGGTAAGGTTTCGGATTGGGTTGACCGCCTTGAGTTATGCGGAGTATTTTAGAGATAGCTTACAAACCGAAATTCTTTTTTTGATGGATAATCTTTTTCGTTTTGTGCAGGCAGGCAGTGAGGTTTCTGGTCTTTTAGGAAGGATGCCCGCCATGGTGGGTTACCAACCGACTTTGCTTACCGAGGTAGCTGAACTGCAGGACCGGATAGTATCCACAAAATCGGGCAACATAACAGCGGTCCAAGCGGTTTATGTACCCGCCGATGATATGACTGATCCGGCGGTTATGGCGATATTGTCGCATTTGGATACGGTGGTTATTCTTTCCCGGTCACAAGCTGCAAAGGGTTTTTATCCCGCCATCGATCCCTTGGTTTCGACAAGTCGGATCATGGATAAAGAGTTTCTTGGCCAAAGGCATTACGCGATCGCCTCAGAGGTACGAAAGTATCTTTCCCGGTACAAGGAGTTGGAAGATATCATCAACCTTTTGGGGATGGAGGAATTGTCTAAAGAAGACAAACAGATCGTCCTGAGAGCAAGGAAAATCCAGAGGTATTTAACCCAACCCTTTTTTACCACGGCAAGTCATACGGGCATTGCTGGGGTAAGTGTTCCACTTGCCGATACCCTTGATGATTGCGAGGCTTTACTCAACGGAGACTACGATCATCTCTCTGAAGATCAGTGCTACATGAAAGGTTCCCTTAAAAAGGAGTTTGGCAAAAAATAG
- a CDS encoding F0F1 ATP synthase subunit alpha gives MTPIEKVAHWVDQYRFDPKVEEFGRVVAIGDGTAWIDGLSLAALDDLLECEEGSVALVYNLSEKLVGAIMLIQTEKIMSGTLVHRTGRRLSVPVGDELLGRVIDPLGNPLDGKGPIASSRQRNLEVKAPAIIDREFVNEPFYTGNKIVDAMIPIGKGQRELLIGDNGLGKTTFALDTIINQKDKNVLCIYCLIGQKRSTVVHVIDTLRAGNALDYTTIVVAEATSLPGLQYIAPFAACTIAEEWMEGGRDTLVVYDDLSLHAQTYRELSLLLRRPPGREAYPGDVFYLHSRLLERSTHLSASKGGGSMTALPIVETQQGELSSYIPTNLISITDGQIYFEQFLFSSGFLPAIDVTRSVSRIGGAAQHPHLRKEAGRMKLDYLQFLELEVFTRFGTKLEASLEKKIARGRLLRELLKQERLSPISPKQQFCWLIAFNEGLFDVIPLDCVREVQGELLKKIESSSLSLDDPRESWLKEIKEAFSSISANVAKKLPKVA, from the coding sequence ATGACTCCAATCGAAAAAGTAGCTCATTGGGTTGATCAATACCGGTTTGATCCCAAGGTAGAAGAATTTGGCAGGGTAGTTGCCATAGGAGATGGAACAGCCTGGATAGACGGGTTGTCCTTGGCAGCTCTTGATGATCTTTTAGAATGTGAAGAGGGTAGTGTGGCCCTTGTATATAACCTAAGTGAAAAACTCGTTGGGGCCATAATGCTCATTCAAACCGAAAAGATCATGTCGGGAACTCTTGTGCATCGAACAGGTCGACGGTTAAGTGTCCCGGTTGGAGATGAGCTTTTGGGCAGGGTCATCGATCCTTTGGGTAATCCTCTGGATGGGAAAGGACCTATTGCGTCGTCCAGGCAACGGAACTTAGAGGTTAAAGCCCCAGCAATTATCGATCGAGAATTTGTCAATGAGCCCTTTTATACAGGCAATAAAATAGTCGATGCGATGATTCCTATTGGAAAAGGACAGAGAGAGCTGTTAATCGGTGATAATGGACTTGGAAAAACCACTTTTGCCCTGGATACGATCATCAATCAAAAAGATAAAAATGTACTCTGTATCTATTGTTTAATAGGCCAAAAAAGGTCAACTGTAGTTCATGTGATCGATACTTTAAGAGCCGGTAATGCCCTGGATTATACCACGATCGTGGTAGCGGAAGCAACCTCCTTACCCGGTCTTCAATACATCGCCCCTTTTGCGGCCTGTACCATTGCTGAGGAATGGATGGAAGGAGGTAGGGATACACTGGTTGTTTACGATGATTTAAGTTTACATGCACAAACTTACAGAGAGCTCTCTCTACTCTTGCGTCGACCTCCCGGTAGAGAAGCTTATCCCGGGGATGTTTTTTATCTTCATTCAAGGCTTCTTGAAAGATCAACTCATCTTTCAGCTTCTAAAGGGGGAGGTAGCATGACAGCACTGCCTATTGTTGAGACCCAACAGGGGGAACTTTCCTCTTATATCCCTACAAATCTGATATCGATAACCGATGGACAGATTTATTTTGAACAGTTTCTTTTCTCCAGTGGTTTTCTCCCTGCAATCGATGTGACACGTTCGGTTTCAAGGATTGGGGGTGCTGCACAACATCCGCACTTAAGAAAAGAGGCGGGAAGAATGAAATTAGATTACCTGCAGTTTCTAGAGCTGGAAGTTTTTACCCGCTTTGGAACAAAACTTGAAGCGTCTTTAGAAAAAAAGATTGCACGAGGAAGACTTTTAAGAGAGCTGCTTAAACAAGAGAGATTGTCACCGATTTCACCCAAGCAACAATTCTGTTGGCTGATTGCTTTCAATGAAGGTCTTTTTGATGTGATTCCGCTGGATTGTGTAAGAGAAGTACAGGGAGAACTTTTGAAAAAGATTGAATCGAGTTCTTTAAGCTTGGATGATCCAAGGGAAAGTTGGCTAAAAGAGATCAAGGAAGCTTTTAGCTCTATCAGTGCAAATGTAGCGAAAAAACTACCAAAAGTCGCATGA
- a CDS encoding F0F1 ATP synthase subunit delta, giving the protein MNWNKTTFILQIVNFLVFVWLLKRFLYKPVLNLIRQRKETVQAMWKEAEKLKEEAVKLRSDYENRLKVWEEEKKRAREELEEELRVQREKLIAENQKALELEKERNKVLEEKRKRDLEIETQAKALQLGARFVARFFSNLASEEVESKLIALCLKKLRSLPAETLELIRRSMERESVDKGVVKSVFPIGEEVKRGLKETISQIVEKDLPLDFDQDPKLLAGIRIIIGSWIVRASIEDELEFFTEAENDKIKVSL; this is encoded by the coding sequence ATGAACTGGAACAAAACGACTTTCATTCTACAGATTGTTAACTTTTTGGTTTTCGTCTGGCTTCTCAAAAGGTTTCTCTATAAGCCTGTTCTCAACTTGATCAGGCAAAGGAAAGAAACTGTCCAGGCAATGTGGAAAGAAGCAGAAAAGTTGAAGGAAGAGGCAGTAAAGTTAAGGAGCGATTATGAGAATAGGCTAAAGGTTTGGGAAGAAGAAAAAAAGAGGGCTAGGGAAGAGCTCGAGGAGGAGTTGAGAGTCCAGAGGGAAAAGCTTATCGCTGAAAACCAGAAGGCCTTAGAGCTAGAAAAGGAAAGGAACAAGGTATTAGAGGAAAAAAGAAAGCGGGACTTGGAGATTGAAACGCAAGCAAAGGCTCTGCAACTAGGAGCCCGGTTTGTTGCTCGGTTTTTTTCAAATCTTGCTTCTGAAGAAGTTGAAAGCAAACTTATTGCTTTGTGTCTTAAAAAGCTTCGCTCTTTACCTGCCGAAACCCTCGAGTTGATTCGTCGTTCTATGGAAAGGGAAAGTGTAGATAAGGGTGTTGTTAAAAGTGTTTTTCCTATTGGAGAAGAAGTTAAAAGAGGACTCAAAGAGACAATAAGCCAAATTGTCGAAAAAGATCTTCCCCTTGACTTTGACCAGGATCCAAAACTCTTGGCAGGAATAAGGATTATCATTGGAAGCTGGATTGTTCGGGCAAGCATCGAGGACGAATTGGAATTTTTTACAGAAGCTGAAAACGATAAAATAAAGGTAAGCTTATGA
- the pckA gene encoding phosphoenolpyruvate carboxykinase (ATP): MTIEGLLKQIGLRNFNQLYWDLTPAALYEEAIRRHEALLSYSGSLVFHTGQYKGRSPEDKFIVKDKMTENLVDWGKINKPFDPLAFRHLKDKLLFYLQNRDLFLQRCHVCADPQHRLNLWIITEQPVYSLFARTLFRVEKGEKREPLLADFILIHAPGFRADPEIDQTHSGAFIILNFSEKLILIGGTGYAGEIKKSVFTLLNFLLPQKGVFPMHCSANLGKSDDDSAIFFGLSGTGKTTLSIDPTRRLIGDDEHGWDDKGIFNFEGGCYAKIIGISKEGEPEIYKSALRFGSLLENVIIDPQTREINFFDDSLTENTRAAFPIDYIPNASLTQTGGHPKNIVMLCCDAFGLLPAVAKLSTEQAISYFLLGYTSKIAGTEAGIKEPQAVFSPCFGSPFLPLSPKVYAQMFKEKIESHKPTVWLVNTGWVGGEYGIGKRIALSITRRLVQSILNGELAKSEFVQEKHFNLFIPQSFKDIPHEILYPSKSWKDERKYTTKAKELKELFNHYAQTLT; the protein is encoded by the coding sequence ATGACCATTGAAGGATTACTAAAACAGATCGGGTTAAGAAATTTCAATCAGCTTTATTGGGACCTTACCCCAGCCGCTTTATATGAAGAAGCAATAAGAAGACATGAAGCTCTTTTATCCTACTCGGGATCACTTGTTTTCCATACCGGCCAATACAAGGGAAGATCACCCGAAGACAAGTTCATCGTTAAAGATAAAATGACGGAAAACCTGGTCGATTGGGGTAAAATCAATAAACCTTTTGATCCTCTTGCTTTCAGGCATCTCAAAGATAAATTGCTATTCTATCTACAGAACCGGGATCTTTTTCTGCAGAGGTGTCATGTCTGTGCAGATCCTCAACATCGACTGAACCTATGGATCATAACGGAACAGCCCGTTTACTCTCTTTTTGCAAGAACGTTATTCAGGGTAGAAAAGGGGGAAAAAAGAGAGCCTTTGTTAGCTGATTTTATCCTTATTCATGCTCCTGGTTTTAGAGCAGATCCCGAAATCGATCAAACGCATTCGGGGGCTTTCATCATCCTTAATTTCAGTGAAAAATTAATACTTATCGGAGGCACGGGTTATGCCGGAGAAATCAAGAAATCCGTTTTTACCTTGCTGAACTTCCTCCTTCCTCAAAAGGGCGTTTTTCCCATGCATTGCTCGGCAAACCTGGGAAAAAGCGATGACGATTCGGCTATTTTCTTTGGTCTTTCGGGAACAGGCAAAACTACCCTTTCCATTGACCCAACCCGCAGGCTCATCGGTGACGATGAACATGGCTGGGATGACAAAGGAATCTTTAATTTTGAAGGAGGATGTTATGCTAAAATTATTGGAATTAGTAAAGAAGGAGAACCCGAAATTTATAAAAGTGCTTTACGTTTTGGAAGCTTGTTAGAAAATGTCATTATCGATCCTCAAACAAGAGAGATTAATTTTTTTGACGATTCTCTGACTGAAAACACCCGTGCCGCCTTTCCTATAGACTACATTCCTAATGCCAGTCTAACGCAAACAGGAGGGCATCCTAAAAATATCGTTATGCTTTGTTGTGATGCTTTTGGACTTCTTCCTGCAGTAGCCAAACTCTCGACCGAACAGGCTATTTCCTATTTTCTCCTTGGTTATACCTCGAAAATTGCGGGTACCGAAGCAGGGATAAAAGAACCCCAAGCTGTTTTTAGTCCCTGTTTTGGCTCTCCCTTTCTACCCCTTTCACCCAAGGTTTACGCCCAAATGTTCAAAGAAAAAATCGAAAGCCATAAACCCACGGTTTGGCTTGTAAACACAGGATGGGTTGGTGGTGAATATGGCATTGGCAAAAGAATAGCTCTTTCGATTACTCGTCGGCTTGTCCAATCCATACTTAATGGGGAGTTAGCTAAAAGTGAATTTGTCCAAGAAAAGCATTTTAATCTTTTTATTCCTCAAAGTTTCAAGGACATTCCCCATGAAATTCTTTATCCAAGCAAATCCTGGAAAGACGAAAGAAAATACACCACAAAAGCCAAGGAACTTAAAGAACTTTTTAACCATTATGCACAAACATTAACTTAG
- a CDS encoding F0F1 ATP synthase subunit A, producing the protein MAEQFLTESTITSLCIMAIVVVLSVFCVRSFKLESPGYFQLIVEDLVSFIEKSVTEVIPKDPQVVLPLIGTLWIYILLCNLIGLIPGLHSPTADLSITSALALIVFFSVPYYGIRAEGILAYLKEYFVPFFWFFPFHVIGEITRTVTLAVRLYGNMSSMEIGIGVLLLLAGFLTPVAFLLLHLIEAILQAYIFGILALIYIASGMEALVQEK; encoded by the coding sequence ATGGCCGAGCAATTTTTGACTGAGTCGACGATCACCTCTTTATGTATAATGGCTATTGTAGTTGTTTTATCGGTGTTTTGTGTACGATCTTTTAAGCTCGAATCACCCGGTTATTTCCAGTTGATTGTTGAAGATCTGGTTTCGTTCATTGAAAAATCGGTAACCGAGGTGATACCTAAAGATCCCCAAGTAGTCCTTCCTTTAATTGGAACACTTTGGATTTATATTCTTTTATGTAACCTGATTGGTCTTATTCCCGGTCTCCATTCTCCCACAGCGGATCTTTCCATTACTTCAGCTTTAGCCCTGATTGTCTTTTTTTCAGTTCCTTATTATGGGATTCGTGCAGAAGGTATTCTTGCTTATCTCAAAGAATATTTCGTTCCTTTTTTTTGGTTTTTCCCCTTTCACGTTATTGGAGAAATAACTCGAACAGTAACATTGGCTGTCCGACTTTATGGCAACATGTCGAGCATGGAAATCGGGATAGGTGTTCTTTTACTTCTGGCTGGATTCCTTACACCTGTGGCTTTTTTATTGCTTCACTTGATTGAAGCCATTCTTCAAGCCTATATCTTTGGTATTCTGGCATTAATATACATAGCCAGTGGAATGGAAGCCTTAGTCCAAGAAAAATAA
- a CDS encoding AtpZ/AtpI family protein encodes MERDRKKLVEEVQKDVEKTEKARQFKPTLLSQTVFLGTLGVLFIIPVIIAAYLGKWLDEKLPGYAIHWTISLIILGVILGAINIYIFIRNKI; translated from the coding sequence ATGGAACGGGATAGAAAAAAACTGGTTGAAGAAGTACAAAAGGATGTGGAGAAAACAGAAAAAGCTAGGCAATTTAAGCCCACCCTTTTATCGCAGACTGTCTTTTTAGGTACATTGGGAGTTTTGTTCATTATTCCCGTGATCATAGCGGCTTATCTTGGAAAATGGCTTGATGAAAAACTTCCTGGTTATGCCATCCATTGGACGATTTCCTTAATTATTCTAGGGGTGATATTAGGGGCTATAAACATATATATTTTTATTCGCAACAAGATTTAA
- a CDS encoding F0F1 ATP synthase subunit gamma — MSKRRDLIKYREALLEIGEIMKAMKNMALVEQRKISRYFESQKVAIDTLQNIANDFFPAFPDLLPRTQLERPLYILIGSERGFCGDFNSSLVGFWEELEKSSTLSNSYGLILVGSKLESRATSLKKIIKAVSGPSVAEEIYPFIIDFLDTVRNCLIENEHPTSISVFFHMADSFEIEKKTLLPIPVSEEKILAAKKKAPPVPLLQVNAREFFEDLLDNFLMAGFFFAFYSSLLAESKIRMQHMQSALDQLEKQVGELNKKANRLRQEEITEEIEVILLGSEALKKKAKKEID; from the coding sequence ATGAGTAAACGAAGAGATCTGATCAAGTATCGAGAGGCTCTTTTAGAAATTGGTGAGATCATGAAGGCCATGAAAAACATGGCTCTGGTCGAGCAAAGGAAAATTAGTAGATATTTTGAAAGTCAAAAGGTGGCCATTGATACCTTACAAAACATAGCCAATGATTTTTTTCCAGCTTTTCCGGATCTTTTGCCTCGAACGCAGCTAGAACGACCTCTTTATATTTTGATCGGGTCGGAACGTGGATTTTGCGGTGATTTTAATTCCTCGTTAGTGGGGTTTTGGGAGGAACTGGAAAAATCTTCGACATTGTCTAATAGCTATGGACTGATCCTGGTCGGCAGTAAGCTTGAGAGCAGGGCAACTAGCCTTAAGAAAATCATAAAAGCGGTTTCAGGACCGAGCGTGGCTGAAGAAATTTATCCCTTTATTATCGATTTTTTAGATACGGTTAGAAATTGCCTGATAGAGAATGAGCATCCCACATCGATCTCCGTTTTTTTCCATATGGCTGATAGTTTTGAAATTGAGAAGAAAACACTTCTGCCTATTCCTGTATCGGAAGAGAAAATTCTGGCTGCTAAGAAAAAAGCACCTCCTGTTCCTTTACTTCAAGTTAATGCTAGGGAATTTTTTGAGGATCTCCTAGATAATTTCCTCATGGCTGGTTTTTTCTTCGCCTTTTATTCTTCTTTGCTTGCTGAGAGTAAAATTCGAATGCAACACATGCAGTCTGCTTTAGATCAACTTGAGAAGCAGGTTGGAGAACTGAATAAAAAAGCCAATAGGCTTAGACAAGAGGAGATCACTGAAGAAATCGAAGTCATTCTTCTTGGTAGTGAAGCTTTAAAGAAAAAGGCTAAAAAAGAGATAGATTAG
- a CDS encoding glycosyltransferase family 4 protein, with protein sequence MKIAQVSPLYERVPPKLYGGTERVIHYLTEELIAQGHEVTLFASGDSLTKARLIAPIEESLRLQKQKKDPLVYHVIMLEKLFRCSEDFDIIHYHIDFFHFPFSNRIKRKHLTTLHGRLDLPDLAVLYKVFDQIPVVSISQSQRSYLPWVNWVGTVYHGIPEDLYRFYPAKGNYLAFVGRISPEKGVDRAIEIARQSGMDLKIAAKVDEVDKEYFQEVILPLFKKAPVEFIGEIGEEEKNRFLGEAYALLFPVNWPEPFGLVMIEAMACGTPIIGWRKGSVPEIVIDGKTGYIIDSIRDGIKKIKEIDQINRKECRDHVLNHFTARKMAQSYLSIYTKLLYG encoded by the coding sequence TTGAAAATTGCCCAGGTTTCGCCCTTGTATGAAAGGGTGCCTCCGAAGCTCTATGGAGGTACAGAACGAGTTATTCACTATCTTACAGAAGAATTAATCGCTCAAGGCCATGAAGTCACTCTTTTTGCAAGTGGAGATTCCTTGACTAAAGCTCGATTGATAGCTCCGATAGAGGAATCGTTACGGCTACAAAAACAGAAAAAAGATCCTTTGGTTTATCACGTCATAATGCTTGAAAAACTCTTTCGTTGTAGTGAAGATTTCGATATTATTCATTATCACATCGATTTTTTCCATTTTCCTTTTTCAAATCGAATTAAAAGAAAACATCTAACCACACTTCATGGAAGACTCGATCTTCCTGACCTTGCTGTTCTCTATAAAGTATTCGATCAGATTCCGGTGGTTTCGATTTCCCAATCCCAGCGTTCATACTTGCCATGGGTTAATTGGGTAGGCACGGTTTACCATGGCATACCTGAAGATCTTTACCGTTTTTATCCTGCTAAAGGAAACTACCTGGCTTTTGTGGGAAGAATATCGCCTGAAAAGGGAGTGGATAGAGCGATTGAAATTGCAAGACAGTCAGGTATGGACCTTAAAATTGCGGCGAAAGTCGATGAAGTAGACAAGGAATATTTCCAGGAAGTCATTTTACCTCTTTTTAAAAAAGCTCCTGTTGAATTCATAGGGGAAATTGGGGAAGAAGAAAAAAACAGGTTTTTGGGAGAGGCTTATGCGCTTCTTTTTCCTGTTAACTGGCCCGAACCTTTTGGACTAGTGATGATTGAAGCCATGGCATGTGGTACACCCATCATTGGTTGGAGAAAAGGATCAGTGCCTGAAATTGTCATTGATGGGAAAACAGGTTACATTATCGATTCGATCAGGGATGGAATAAAAAAAATAAAGGAAATTGATCAAATTAATCGAAAAGAATGCAGAGATCATGTGTTAAATCACTTTACAGCCAGAAAAATGGCACAATCTTACTTATCGATATATACCAAATTACTTTATGGATAA
- a CDS encoding amylo-alpha-1,6-glucosidase — translation MDKVLGLAEGKDFIQIGDTYYVRVCSPFADDRTRVLKHNETFGVFDRRGDIQPLGLGDQGIYYRGTRHLNESVLFIEKSFPLFLSSTIREDNGLFTIDLSNPEIEKEGKIIRQQTLLITRTKFIWEACVYEEISVCNYGESPAQVILLFKFNADFVDLFEVRGCKRKRRGNLMDPVVEKDAVVFKYLGLDGILRQTRLFFDPQPLTMGSTSASLSLDLIPRKEKIIRLSIECHQSDEKRIFPSLMSYEEASLKSTQDYQQSEKRWSRVWTSNSQFNSWVNRSKSDLLMLVSETPFGPFPYAGVPWFCTPFGRDGIITTLECLWLSPELAKGVLSFLAATQAKEFSIEADAEPGKILHETREGEMANLGEIPFRKYYGSIDATCLFLILAAEYYKRTVDKKFIEEIWPNIELALLWIDRYGDVDGDGFVEYRKKSSRGLTNQGWKDSFDSVFHKDGSFPIGPIALCEVQGFVYAAKKHVADLAAVLGLFSLHDRLVKEAEILKEKFEKEFWVDELSSYALALDGRKEKCQVLASNAGLCLYTGIASPQRAEKIGNLLMSDKFFTGWGIRTIAEGEARYNPISYHNGSVWPFDTAFIAAGLMSYGMKEMGMKLFKGLFEASLFFDLQRLPELFGGIARRGDEGPTLYPVACSPHAWSSGAIFLLLQSALGLKIDGTKNEIVFDEPRLPDFLDKVVIQDLKGRDWKIDIELTRYPHNVGVRLLNKEGDIKLIVID, via the coding sequence ATGGATAAGGTGCTAGGCTTGGCTGAAGGAAAAGATTTTATACAAATTGGGGATACTTATTATGTTCGGGTTTGTTCGCCTTTTGCTGATGACCGGACCCGGGTTTTGAAACATAATGAGACATTTGGAGTTTTTGACCGCCGGGGTGATATCCAACCTTTAGGGTTAGGTGACCAAGGCATTTATTACCGGGGAACGAGGCATCTTAACGAAAGTGTACTGTTTATTGAAAAAAGTTTTCCACTCTTTTTAAGTTCGACGATTCGAGAAGATAATGGACTTTTTACCATCGACTTATCCAATCCGGAAATAGAAAAAGAAGGTAAGATTATCCGACAGCAAACCTTGCTGATAACTCGAACGAAATTTATCTGGGAAGCCTGTGTTTATGAGGAGATCTCAGTTTGCAATTATGGAGAAAGCCCTGCCCAAGTTATCCTTCTCTTTAAATTCAATGCCGATTTTGTCGATCTCTTTGAGGTGAGAGGATGCAAGAGAAAAAGAAGGGGAAACTTGATGGATCCCGTTGTTGAAAAGGATGCCGTTGTTTTTAAATACCTTGGATTAGATGGCATTCTAAGACAAACTCGTCTTTTTTTCGATCCTCAACCTTTAACTATGGGTTCCACATCAGCTTCCCTTAGTCTTGATCTTATTCCCCGGAAAGAAAAGATCATTCGGTTGTCCATAGAATGTCACCAAAGCGATGAAAAAAGAATATTCCCCTCTCTTATGAGTTATGAAGAAGCTTCCTTGAAATCTACTCAAGATTATCAGCAATCAGAAAAAAGATGGAGTAGAGTCTGGACCTCTAACAGCCAATTTAATAGTTGGGTTAATCGGTCAAAATCCGATCTTTTGATGCTCGTCTCTGAGACCCCCTTTGGGCCTTTTCCTTATGCGGGTGTACCTTGGTTTTGCACCCCTTTTGGTCGGGACGGTATTATCACTACCTTAGAATGTTTATGGCTTTCTCCTGAACTTGCTAAAGGAGTGTTATCGTTTCTTGCAGCGACTCAAGCCAAGGAGTTCTCTATAGAAGCGGATGCAGAACCGGGAAAGATTCTTCATGAAACTCGAGAAGGAGAAATGGCGAACCTAGGAGAAATTCCGTTTCGAAAATATTATGGCAGTATCGATGCAACCTGCCTTTTCCTCATTCTTGCTGCTGAATATTACAAGCGGACGGTAGATAAAAAATTTATAGAAGAAATCTGGCCTAATATCGAGCTTGCCCTGCTTTGGATAGATCGGTATGGAGACGTTGATGGGGATGGTTTTGTCGAATACAGAAAAAAAAGTTCAAGAGGATTAACCAATCAAGGCTGGAAAGATTCTTTTGATTCGGTTTTCCATAAAGATGGATCGTTCCCCATCGGGCCAATCGCTCTTTGCGAAGTCCAGGGATTTGTCTATGCTGCAAAAAAGCATGTTGCCGATCTTGCGGCAGTTCTTGGTCTTTTCTCCCTTCATGACAGGCTGGTCAAGGAAGCGGAAATATTAAAAGAAAAATTTGAAAAAGAATTTTGGGTTGATGAGCTCTCTTCTTATGCATTGGCTTTGGATGGAAGAAAAGAAAAATGTCAAGTTCTTGCTTCGAATGCTGGCCTATGCCTTTACACCGGAATTGCTAGTCCGCAAAGGGCTGAGAAGATCGGTAATCTTCTCATGAGCGATAAATTTTTTACTGGCTGGGGTATAAGGACAATCGCTGAAGGTGAAGCTCGGTATAATCCCATTTCCTATCACAATGGTTCAGTATGGCCTTTTGATACCGCTTTTATCGCTGCTGGTCTTATGTCCTATGGAATGAAAGAAATGGGGATGAAACTCTTCAAGGGGCTTTTTGAAGCTTCCCTTTTTTTCGATCTTCAACGTTTACCTGAACTTTTTGGAGGAATAGCCCGGAGAGGGGATGAAGGACCGACTCTTTATCCTGTTGCCTGCTCTCCTCATGCCTGGTCAAGCGGGGCTATCTTTCTGCTTCTGCAATCCGCGTTGGGCTTAAAGATCGATGGAACCAAGAATGAAATTGTATTTGATGAGCCCAGGTTGCCCGATTTTCTGGATAAAGTGGTCATCCAGGATTTAAAAGGTAGGGATTGGAAAATCGATATCGAGCTGACCCGGTATCCTCATAACGTTGGGGTTAGACTTCTTAATAAAGAGGGCGATATTAAATTAATTGTTATCGACTGA
- the atpE gene encoding ATP synthase F0 subunit C, whose protein sequence is MSNIGLFSTLVTAMAVLAIGLGVVGPGIGMGIAIAKALEALARQPELEKSITRWLLIGLAMIESLAIYVLVIVLIVLFRSPMLEYLTK, encoded by the coding sequence ATGAGTAATATCGGTTTATTTTCAACTTTAGTTACAGCCATGGCGGTTTTAGCAATAGGTTTGGGGGTCGTCGGTCCGGGTATTGGCATGGGCATAGCTATAGCCAAGGCTTTGGAAGCTTTAGCCAGGCAACCCGAACTGGAGAAATCGATCACGCGCTGGTTACTTATCGGTCTTGCCATGATAGAATCGCTTGCTATATACGTCCTTGTTATCGTTTTAATCGTTCTTTTTCGAAGTCCTATGCTCGAATATCTTACCAAGTAG